Part of the Candidatus Hydrogenedentota bacterium genome is shown below.
CTTGGCCTTGTTCACGCCCACCGATTAGGCACGAAAAAGGGGTTATAGGTCTTTTCCACGTATACCGTGCTGGAAGGGCTATGACCGGTGTGGACTTGATAATCATCGGGCAGAGTGAAAACATGTTTCCTGATTTTATCGATTTCTAAATTCCGATCTTTTTCATGATTCACGCCGCCGATACTGCCCGCAAAAAGAGCATCACCGGTAAATACCATGCCGGGCATGACAAGTCCCAAACTGTTCGATGTGTGTCCGGGCAATTCCAATACCCGTGCCTCGATCGCGCCAAAAGTGATGACATCGTCCTGCTGCACTTTATGCGCCTTTACTCCCCCTATTTCACGGCTGCCCGCATAAAGGGACACAGCATAGCGCTCCATGATTTCCGCAATACCATTAACATGGTCGTAATGATCGTGGGTTATAAAGAGTGCCTCCAGCGACAAGGACTGTTCTTCTAGAAAGGCAGATAGCCTTACATCATAACAAGGAGCATCAATAAGCAACGCCTTGCGTGTAGCA
Proteins encoded:
- a CDS encoding MBL fold metallo-hydrolase, with the translated sequence MIFAHFLTDVNEANMFLVACAATRKALLIDAPCYDVRLSAFLEEQSLSLEALFITHDHYDHVNGIAEIMERYAVSLYAGSREIGGVKAHKVQQDDVITFGAIEARVLELPGHTSNSLGLVMPGMVFTGDALFAGSIGGVNHEKDRNLEIDKIRKHVFTLPDDYQVHTGHSPSSTVYVEKTYNPFFVPNRWA